GAACATAGGCTAGATCCTTTTCTTTAAGTTCTTCATCATAAGACTGCTTAAAAAAAAAGTTCTGGTATTGATTGAGTTGAGCAGAGCGCATTGCTCTAGCAAAGTTCATTACAGGACTTGGTTTTAGTATATACTCTCCATATTCCTTTTGGGTTTTCTTCAAAGCAAGCTCCAAAGCAGAGTTATCGTAGTTGAACCGTGTATCTTTTCCACTTTCTGGCGCTCTAAATGTGAAAATAGTAGTTGAAGCTATCACCTGCCCAGATATAAGTATAAAAAGCAATAACACAGAACAAATGCTTATCATCTAATTCACCCTAAATAATTAGATTTATATACACGCCCAAACTTTCATCAGCAAAGCAAACACCATCTCTATTCAACTATAGTTTAGGTAAGCAAATAGGTAGCAATATACAATTTACAACTACTACATACTTGCTTGTTTAGTATGAGTCACTTCTTCAGATTTAATATCGACCACCCCATTACAGAGGTCCATCCATTCTTCAAATTCTTGTATACTCATAGGTTTAGCTATATAAAATCCTTGAACAATATCGCACCCCTCTTGCTCAAGAAATTTATACTGCTCTTCAGTCTCAACTCCCTCTGCTATTACCTCAAACCCTAAACAGTGTGCCAGTTGAATAATAGCTGAAGATAATGCCGCGCTTTTCGTATCAGCAGGTACTTTTTTAAGAAATGACCGATCAAGTTTCAATGTATTAAATGGATATTTTTGTAAATAGCTTAACGATGAATAACCGGTACCAAAATCATCTAACGACAACTTGATACCAAGAGATGATAATTTTAATAGGTTTTCTACTGATTTATCATTTTTATCCAATAAAATTCGTTCTGTTACCTCTACTGCAATTGAGGATTGTTTTATATTATATTTTTTCATTTGCCCAGAAAGTCGTTCAACAAAGTTAGCCTCTCTCAGCTCTCTTGCTGAAATATTTATCCCTACCTTAAACTGCTCTCCCCAAATCAAACTCCACTTAACAGCAGTTGCCAAAACCAGCTCAGCCACTTGATCACCAATCGCAACAATTAAACCATTTTCTTCCGATAAAGGAATGAACTTATCTGGAGGAGTTACACCTTCTTCTTTATTGAACCATCTAATAAGCGCCTCAGCACCTACTACCATTTTATTATTTATATTTAATAACGGCTGGCAAAAAATAGTAAACTCTTCATTAGAAATCGCTTTACGCAACCTTGAGCTCATCTCTAACCTTTGCTCAGCCCAAGTATTCATTCTTGATTCAAAATATCGGTGACAGTTTCTCCCTGCCTTCTTAGCACTGTATAATGCTATATCAGCATTTTTAATTAGCTCTTTAACCGACTCACCATCTGTAGGGTAAATAGATATTCCAATACTTAAAGATGCATAAATAGTATGCCCTAAGATATTCATCGGCTCAGAAAAATATTTCTCTAGTTTTTCAATAACAATTTCAACGGCATTTGGAGTATTCAAATTAGCCAAAATAAGCAAAAATTCATCGCCTCCTAATCTACATGCAATGTCTCCTTTACGTACAGTATCACGAATACGCTTTGCTGATAATTTTAATAACTCATCACCAGCATCGTGACCAAGTGAGTCATTAATATCTTTAAAATGATCTATATCTAAATAAATAACAGCTAATGATTGTTTATATCGTTTTGAATGGATCAGCAGCAACTCCAGTCTATCAAGAGCACATTTACGGTTAACAAGTTTTGTTAATGAATCATAATTAGCCTGTTCAAATAACTTTTGTTGATCTTCCTCACGTCTACTGATTTCTTCCTTAAGTTGTTTTTTCATACGATCCATCGCTTTCAACAACTTAGATATTTCATCATTTCCAGTGATATCTTTAGTATCAAAATTAGACTTATCAACATCAGTGAGGCTTTCCAATGAAAACGAACTTGCAAAGTCCGTCGCCTTATTCACCCTAGAAACAATCAAATTGTAGATAAAATATAAAATAAAAGCTGAAACTAAAAAGGTTTTCACTGCTTGAGACAATGCAATAAATATTGACTTATTAATCAGGCGGTCATAAACATTGGCCATATCAACAACTACTGTTAATACTCCAACATTAACTAAGTTATCCGCTGATCTATAGCCAACCTGATATACCCGCTCCTTAGGATACTTTATTTCATCATCTTCTTGTGTAGAAAATTCTCTGTTTTCTATATTAACAAACTTCACAGAGGCCACATCCGGCAACTGGCCAATACCTTCAATAATCACATTCAATGCTTCAAAGTTATATTCCCATGCTTGCTTAGCAATGGTGGACAAATAACTTCTTTCTATATTATCTAGTCGCTCATCAATTACACTTAAATCTG
This genomic interval from Spartinivicinus ruber contains the following:
- a CDS encoding bifunctional diguanylate cyclase/phosphodiesterase, producing MLMPKRITQNQSLAKNTLAHILLISSVITLVIVCAQIYSDYHADLSVIDERLDNIERSYLSTIAKQAWEYNFEALNVIIEGIGQLPDVASVKFVNIENREFSTQEDDEIKYPKERVYQVGYRSADNLVNVGVLTVVVDMANVYDRLINKSIFIALSQAVKTFLVSAFILYFIYNLIVSRVNKATDFASSFSLESLTDVDKSNFDTKDITGNDEISKLLKAMDRMKKQLKEEISRREEDQQKLFEQANYDSLTKLVNRKCALDRLELLLIHSKRYKQSLAVIYLDIDHFKDINDSLGHDAGDELLKLSAKRIRDTVRKGDIACRLGGDEFLLILANLNTPNAVEIVIEKLEKYFSEPMNILGHTIYASLSIGISIYPTDGESVKELIKNADIALYSAKKAGRNCHRYFESRMNTWAEQRLEMSSRLRKAISNEEFTIFCQPLLNINNKMVVGAEALIRWFNKEEGVTPPDKFIPLSEENGLIVAIGDQVAELVLATAVKWSLIWGEQFKVGINISARELREANFVERLSGQMKKYNIKQSSIAVEVTERILLDKNDKSVENLLKLSSLGIKLSLDDFGTGYSSLSYLQKYPFNTLKLDRSFLKKVPADTKSAALSSAIIQLAHCLGFEVIAEGVETEEQYKFLEQEGCDIVQGFYIAKPMSIQEFEEWMDLCNGVVDIKSEEVTHTKQASM